CTCGTAGGGGATCGTTCTGGCAATGCAGGCATGATCGTCGGCGGTGATGCCTTCGCCAAGAAGGATTGCCTCATCGCCAACCTTGATCGAGGGAATGGCAGTTACATCGACAGTCGTCAGGTTCATCGAAACGCGTCCAACAATAGGAGCGCGCTCCTTGCCGAACATGACCCATCCGGCCGGACTTGTATTGGTGGCTGACAGGTCGCGCCTGAGCCCATCGGCATAGCCTGCGGGAAGCAGCGCCAGCCTCATGCGGCGCTCCGCCATGAAGATTCCGTTATAACCGATCCTTGCGCCAGGCTCGATCTCGCGCAGGCCGGTCACGCGGGTCTTCCACGTCATCACGGGTTTGAGGCTGGGTCGAATGCGAGCTTCGTGAACTCCTGCATATCCCTGTTGGACTTCGATGGGAAGACTGTAACCGTAGAGCGCAAGACCGCTTCGCACCATGCAGCGTGCGGACACATCCTTCGCTACATTCCTCAGCCAGCAGAATGTTCCCCCATCTTCTGGAAACGGATTGTCGACCGTGGAGGAGTTGCCTGCGTGGATCCACGCGGGTCTCAGCCCGGCGTCCTGCACCTGGTGCAATGCCTGCTCAAAGCAACGCTGTTGCTGAAGAGTCTGGTGCGATCCGGCGATCTCGGCAGAGGCGAAATGCGTCATCACGCCTTCCAGGTGAATTCTGTTTTGCAGATTCAGCCATCGCAAAACCTCATCCAGACTGGCGCCTATGGCGACTCCCTGTCGCGACATACCCGTGTCAATCTCAAGATGCACGGCAAACGAGCGCGCGGAATCGCCATCGTTCAGAGCGTGGGCCAGGGCTTCCATCTGAGAGATCGTCGAGACAACAGGAGTCAGTTCGGAAGCGACCAGAACGTCGGCATCTTCATCGAGTGACTCGCTCATCACCAGAATGCGCGGCTGTTGGGCTGATGCAATCCCGGCCCTCTGAAGAGCGGTTCTTACGGCCGCGCCCTCACCAGCATCAGTAACTCCCAGCCACTCGGCTCCTGCTGCGGCCAGCACAGGAGCGCACAGCTCTGCGCCGTGGCCGTAAGCATCAGCCTTAACCACGGCCAATACGGTGATGTCTGCACCTGCAGCTTCTTTAAGGCAACGATAATTGGCGGTTAGCCGCTCTTCTGAGATCTCCACCCAGCTCTTCACTCTTCTATCCTACGGCCCGATGCGTCTTCTCTTGATGGAGCCATGTTGACTGAGAGGCTACAGCGAGCTGGAAGCGGGGGCCATCAGTTCGCGGCGCTCTTCGGCCGAGGGCACAACCTTCTTGATGTGATCTTCGAGCCGCTGACCTTTTTTCGGTGTAAAGGTTCGCTCGAGGATGGCTACCTCGTCCATGCGATCCAGGCGGAAGTCGCGAAAATCATTCCGCAGTTCGCACCATGAGGTCAGGGTCCACACTCCGCTCCAGAAAACGAGCGCCAGCGGCCATACACAACGCTCGCTCACTTCGCCGTCTTCGCGAATGTATCGGAAGCTGGCGACGCGGCGCATCTTGCAGGCCATGTGCAGCGAATCAAGCCGGGCGCGCAGATGCGGCTTCATCCTGTAGCCCGGAGCGTAGAGCAGAATGGAGTCGAACTCGTTGCGCAGATCGGCGGGCAGGACGGCCTCGATGCGTTGCAGGGCCTGAGCGGCCCCAAGCACATTCTCCTCGCCTCCCCAGGCCCGCACCAGGCGAGCGCCAAGGACCAGTGCGGTCAATTCTCCACGGGTGAACATCAACGGTGGCAGGTCCATATCGCGGCGCAGCGTGTAACCGACGCCGGCCTCACCTTCGATGGGGGTTCCGGCAAGTTGAAGGTCCTGAATATCGCGATAGATGGTCCGTTGCGAAACCTGCAACTTCGTAGCGAGCGTCTGCGCTGTCTGTAGCCGTCCCTGACGCAGGAACTGCACAATCCGAAAGAGGCGGTCTGCACGTCGCATGTGGAAAATTCTCAGCTAACGCTGTCAGTTACAGGTTGATTCTACTGACATCTCAAATCTGTAACTGACAATACGCTTTTTCAGTACGAGTGCAATCCGATGTGATTCCCTTCGGAATCACGCAGGCAGGCGAAGTGGCCGTGGCCGCCCGGGACGGGGGTTTTGGGCATCAGCACCAGGCCTCCGGCCTTGCGAACACGCGCCAGGACGTTGTCCAGTTCGCCATTGCAGTTCAGGTAGACCATCGCGCCGCCGCGGCCGGGTTTCTGGAACGTCCTTTTGACCAGAGTGCCGCCAGTTCCGGTCTGTTCAGAAGCGAACAACGCCATCGGACTTCCTTCGTTATAGCGCTCCATCTTGACGCCCAGCAGGGTTTCATAAAAACCGGTGGCCCTGTCCAGGTCTTCGCAGGGAATCTCAAACCAGTTGATAGCATTCTGTTTTACGGTCATTTGTTCGCTCATGGGGGCGCTCCTTGGTCCCTCTCGGGAAACACTCTTAGGCGACTACATTACGGAGCATAACGAACCCCTACTGACAGCATCATGTCAGTAGGAATGTCGGCAGGAAACATTGTGACGAACACCCGCATGAATCCCTCGAGATGAAGCTGCGAGCCGAGTGGGCCGCCGGTTCTGTCCCGAGTTACTTGCCGGAAGAAGTTGTCGCCGCGGGGGTTGAAGTTGCGGCAGGCGCGGCGGGGGTTGTGCTGGCGCTATCACTCGACGAAGATGGGGCGCTCGCCTTGGTCTCGGAAGACTTCGGCTTAGCATTGCCATAACCGTCGGCATACCATCCACCCCCCTTGAAGGCGACTGCGGGAGCCGAAAGAACACGCTCAAGGTGTCCATCGCAAAACGGGCAAACCGTAATCTCCGGATCAGAGAATTTCTGGATCTTTTCGGTTCGTTTGTGGCACTGAGTGCATTCGTATTCGTAGAGCGGCATAGAGGCTGGCGTTCCTGATCGTAACTTCCGGACAGATCTGGAGTGGGTTCTGTCGCATCTTCCATTCTAATCGAGCCTAAAAGTAAAAGCTCCTGCGGGGACGCCGCAGGAGCCAATCAGTGCAAGGCATAGAAGTTACAGCTTGCCCAGTTCGATCAGCCGAACGCTGGCGATTGCCTCCACCTTACGGAGCGCCTCGACGGCAGCGTTGGCTGTAGTTGCATTGGGGACGTCGATCTGGACGACGGCCAGGGCCTGTCCCTGTGGAACGCGCTGCGAGCGGGTGGAGCGTCCGAGAGCGAAATTGGCGATATTGACCGAGTGCTCGCCCAGGATAGTTCCGATGCGTCCGATCACACCGGGAACATCGTGGTTGCGAATCGCCACCAGGGTTCCGGTCAACGGAGCTTCGATATCAATGCCATCGTAGGACAGCAGACGTGGCGAGTTGCCGTGCAGAACGGTGGCGGAAGCCGAAGCGTCTCCTGCGGAGGAATGCAGCGTCAGCTTAAGGACCGACCCCGCGCCTCCAGTAGTGAACTCCTTCTTGTCCTCCTGCACCCGGATTCCGCGCTCTTCTGCGATGGCCGCCGCGTTGATGCGATTGGCGGTTCCCTTCGATTCGCCATTGCCTTCCGAGCCTGAGAAGATCCCGGCCAGGGCGGCGTTACGTACCAGATCGGTCTTTCCGGTTGCGAGGCGGCCGGTGTAGCTGATCTGGATGTTCTCCAGGTTTCCCGGCGTGGCGTGCGAGAGAAAGTGGCCAAGACGCTCGGCCATCTCGATATAAGGAGCGACCTCGGTGTACTCCTCGTGGGTGAGCGAAGGCAGATTGACCGCATTCTGCACGACACCCAGCTTGAGATAGTCGCTTACCTGACGGGCAAGCTGGATGCCGATAGCTTCCTGGGCCTCATCGGTGGAACCAGCAATGTGCGGTGAGAGGATCACGTTGTCGAGTCCGAAGAAAGCGGAATCCTTGAGCGGTTCCGAATGGAAGACGTCGAGGGCAGCTCCGCCGACGTGGCCGCTCTTGAGGGCATCGGCCAGCGCCTGCTCAACGATCAGCTCACCGCGGGCACAGTTGATGATGCGGACGCCTTTCTTCATGATGGCGAGCGAAGTAGCGTTGATCATGCCCTCGGTCTGCGCAGTGAGGCCGACATGCAAGGTGAGGTAGTCGGAGCGACGGAAAATCTCATCGATAGGAACAAGGGTGACGTCGTTTTCGCGGGCGATCACCGGCGCGATAAAGGGGTCGTAGCCGATCAGCTCCATTCCGAAGGCACGGGCGCGGCGAGCGACCTCGAGACCGATACGGCCCAAGCCGACGATGCCGAACGTCTTTCCGCGCAGTTCGCGGCCCTGTAGGGTCTTCTTTTCCCACTTGCCCTGGTGCATGGTGGAATTGGCACGAGGAATGGCACGGGCGAGCGACACCATCAGGCCGAGGGTCAACTCAGCGACGGCGATCGCGTTGGCTCCGGGAGTATTCATCACAACGATGCCGCGGCGGGTGGCAGCGTCGGTATCGATGTTATCCACGCCTACGCCAGCGCGGCCGATGACGCGAAGCTTCGGGGCGGACTCCAGCAGCTTGGCATCAGCCTGAACTGCGGAGCGCACGACCAGGGCGTCCGCGTCGGCAAGCTCGGCGGCAAGGCCGTTCTTGATCTGGTCGGCGGTAACGACCTGCCAGCCTGGTTCCTGCTGGAAGATGGCAAGGGTGGCGGGAGAGACTTTTTCAGCGAGAACGATCTTCAAGGATGACCTCAGGGGTTACAGGTGGTTTGGTTTTAATTTTAATAGACAGAGAACAAGGAGTGCTTTGAAAGAAGGGTCGTTGGTCTCATGAGCGCTTGCGCCGGCCCTCCCAGAGAAAGAAAAAGAGTGCTGCAAAAGCGACAACACCAACAACAGGCCAGGCTTGCCGTATCCGGTCGCGCCCGTTGACGGAGGCAACAGCATAGGTATGGCCGGCGTCTGGAACATAGGCGCCACCGCTGGCGATGGTTCCAGGTTCCGCGCTTCCCGTACCGCCGTAGTAGTAGCGGTAGGCTGTACTCTCCAGAGGCTTCTCTCCAAGAATGCGCTGCTCGCCACGGGCATGACATAGATCGTCGTCAACAACGACATGGTCCTGGTCAACACACCGTTTCATCTCGGGCTTGCTGCAACCGGTTGTGGTGGCAAACGAAGCCGCTGTAAGAAGGAAGGCTGCGAGTTGGAGAGAGCGTTTCATTTCGCTCGTTTCCATCCATAGGCTAGGCAATCTTCCTGCTGTTTCTCAGGAAGATTGCCTAGCCAGGTTGACTTGCTACTTTGTTCGCTCGGCGAAGACCTTCTGGGCAGCAATGAGGCCGTTACCGAAGGCGAAGCCGGGCAGTGGGAGTTTGGCTGCGATGGCGACCTGCTCAAGAGCGCCAATGATGGCGATCGTGTCCAGGTAGTCGAAGAAGCCGATGTGCGCGATGCGGAAGAGGTGTCCCTTCATCTCGCCCTGTCCGTCGGTGACGATAGCGGCGAACTTCGACTTGAGGCCCTTGACGATGACGCCGGAGTCCGTACCCTCGGGTGGCAGAATTGCAGTTGCGGCGGCAGCCTCATAACCGGCAGGCGCGAAAAGCTTTAGGCCCATCGCGGTTGCGGCTGCGCGAGTCATGGCGGCGCAGGTCTCGGCATTGTCGACCAGCTTCTTGCGGCCTTCTGCGAGATTTCCATCCGCCTGGCTGGCGATATAGTCGAGCGAGGCTCCAAGAGCTGCGATCAGAGCAACGGGAGGCGTATACGCGCTCTCACCCTTGGCAGCATTCTTGCGCTCCTTGCGGAGATCGAAGTAGTAACGCGGATTGTAGGTCGACTCCATGCGGTCCCATGCACGCTGGCTCAACGCGATATAGCTGAGACCGGGCGAGATCATGACGGCCTTCTGCGAACCACCAATCAACACGTCGATTCCCCAACCGTCCATGTCGAGGTGCGTAGTACCGAGTCCGGTGATCGCATCGACGATCAACAGTGCCTCGGACTTGGCATCTTTCAGCAGCTTCGCAATCCCTTCCACATCGTGGCGGACGCCGGTCGAGGACTCGGTCGCCTGTACGAAGACGGCGCGGGTCTCAAGCTTGAGCGCTGCCTTGACTTCATCGAGCGAGAAGGTCTGGCCATAGGGCTTTTCAATCACATCGACATGGCAGCCGAAGGCCTTGGTCAGCGCGCTCCAGCGCTCACCGAACTTACCGGCGGTCAGGACAAGGACACGGTCACCGGGCGAAGTCAGATTGGAAACCGCAGCCTCCATGGCTCCAGTACCGCCGCTCGAAAGAACCAGAACGTCGTTCTTGGTACCGACGAAGTCCTTCAGCTGCGACAGAACACGGGAAAACAGGGCGCGGAACTCAGGGGTGCGGTGGTGGATATCGGCGGCCGCCATGGCGAACTGGGCGGCGGGAAGCAGGGGCGTAGGCCCAGGAGTAAAGAGGCGCGTTTTGCGGATCATACCTCTATTGTAGAGGCGGCGACCGGACCGCCCGGCGTTTTATGATGGAGAGTCAGGGTTTAACGGTTGAACAACTGTGAAGGAGCATTCAATGACGATCGCCAGGAAGATCGATGTCGATATTGTCACCGCGATGAAGGCGAAAGACGAACACAGGCTGACAACGCTGCGTATGGTGAAGTCGGCATTGAAAAATAAGGCCATCGACAAGCGAGCGGAGCTCACCGACGCGGAAGAATCGCAGATCCTCTCGACGCTGATCAAGCAGCGGCGGGAATCAGTGGAGAGTTTTACCAAGGGCAATCGCCCAGAACTCGCCGAAAAAGAACGCATCGAAATCACGATGATTGAGGGCTATCTGCCCCAGGAGGCCAGCGAAGACGATATCCGCTCGGTCGTCCAGGCGGCGATTGCGCAGCTTGCAGAGGCAGGCGCAAAGCCCGGTCCGAAGGACATGGGAGCTGCGATGAAGATCGTCCAGCAACAAACCATGGCGAAGGGCTGGCGCGTAGATAACAAGCGGGTTAGCGAAATCGTCAAGACAGAACTGGCGAAGTAAACAGGCTCAGAGTCTCGCTCACCTGAGCACAGCCCTCATGCCGGAGCAGCCATGCCTTTCGCTCCATACCGCCACCATAGCCGGTCAATGAGCCATTCGCTCCGATCACGCGGTGACAAGGCACAACGACGCCAATAGGGTTTGCACCGTTGGCCGTTCCAACAGCCCGGACAGTATTCGAGCGCCCGATCCGCTTCGCAAGTTCCGCGTAAGAGATCGTTTTGCCACATTCGATAGCGCGAAGCGCACGCCAGACCTCCCTTTGGAAAGAGGTTCCCGCAGTCTTTACAGGTAAGGTGTCGATCACGGAGAGTTCACCCGCAAAGTACCGGGCCATCGTTTCGGAGAGACCATGAGGATTGCGAACTGGTTCAAGCCGGAAACCATCCTGACCGTAATGGAGCCGGAGCAGACGATGCATTCGCGCCTCATAGTCCGACCAGTCGATCGCACGAAGACTTCCTTCTTCGTCAGCAACAAGGAGCATCTCTCCGATTGGAGTAGCAAGCCGATCCAACGACAAATGCATGATTTGGCTCATTTAGGGCTCTCCAAAACAAGGATATGCTGCAAAAACCGGTACCGCTATGTGACGCGCGGGCGGGCGCAGGTGATTCATAGGACGGGCATAAAATCAGGACTGACGAGGACATCGGATCAATGATCAGGAATTATCAGGGAAAGACGCCGGCGATTCCAGCAAGCTGCTATGTGGATGTCTCGGCCCAGGTGATCGGTGATGTGGAGCTGGGAGAACAGGCCAGCGTATGGATGAATGCGGTGGTGCGAGGCGATGTAAACTCCATCCGGATCGGCGCCAAGAGCAATGTGCAGGACTGTGCCGTGCTACACGGAATGCGCTATGTATACCCCGTGATTGTGGGCGAAATGGTGACCATCGGACACAACGCTACGGTACACGGCTGCGTGATTGAAGATGCGGTTCTGGTGGGAATTGGCGCGGTGATTCTGAATAATGCGCGGATCGGTGAGGGCTCGATTATCGCAGCAGGAGCCGTGATCCCGGAGCAGGCAGTGATTCCTCCGCGATCGCTGGTGGTCGGCATACCCGGCAAGGTGAAGAAGTCGCTCGGTGAAGAGGACCACAAATTGATTCTTAAATATGCCCAGAACTACCTGGACTATACGGCAATCTACTTGGCAGAGATGAAGTCGGGTTCGATGTCTGCTGGCCAGTAAAAGTGCCGACGTTATCCATCCAGATGCGTCACTCTATAGCCTTTGAATCCACACCGTTTCCACACTCGAATCTGCGTAGAATCGCACTACTCCATGCAAGTTCCTACTCTCACTCGCCGCTCTGCCCTGGCCGTCATGACAGCCGCAGCACTCTCACCTCGCGCACTGCTGGCCACCTCCACACCTGACCTCTCCTCGACCCTCGCTGCTCTGGAAAAGAAGAGCGGAGGCCGCCTTGGTTGCGCCATCCTCTTTCCTTCGGGGAGACGCGTTACGCATCGCGCCGACGAACGATTCCCCATGTGCAGCACCTTCAAGTTTCTTGCTGCTGCATTGGTGCTTCAACGCGTCGATCAGGAAAAGGAACATCTGGATCGCTCCGTTGGCTTCTCGAAGAGCGACCTTGTCGCGTACTCACCCGTGACCGAAAAACACGTAGGCAGCAGCATGACAGTTGCCGAGCTTTGTAAGGCAGCGCTGACCTTCAGCGATAACACTGCCGCCAATCTCCTGTTGGCCAGTTTCGGAGGCCCACCTGCCATCACGGCCTTTGCTCGTTCCTTGGGCGACACGATGACAAGGCTCGACCGCACCGAAACTTCGCTTAACGAAGGCACTCCCGGCGACCCGCGCGACACAACGACTCCCACCGCGATGCTGGGGAATTTGCAACGCATTCTCTTCGGCAACGTTCTCAAGCCATCGTCACGTCAACAGCTTACGGACTGGATGCTCGCTAACACCACCGGAAAACTAAAGTTCGTTGCCGGGCTGCCGACAGACTGGAAGGTTGCGGATAAGACGGGCGCGGGCGACCACGGCTCAAATAACGACGTCGGCGTCCTCTATCCACCTGTGGGTAAACCGATCCTCATTACCTCGTACCTGACCGAGACCACAGTCCCCACCGAGGAGCGCAACGCGATCCACGCCGAGATTGCCCGTGCCATAGCCGCATCTTATCGATCATGAAAGCTGCCATTCTTCATGCCTCCGCCAGTTCGCTCTTAATCGAAGACGTCCCTTGTCCCGTCGTTACACCAGGCCACACTCTTCTGCGTGTCCTCGCCTGCGGAGTTTGTCGCACCGACCTGCACATCTTCGAGCGCGACTTGCCCACGATGCGCGATCCACTCATCCCGGGCCACCAGATAGTAGGTGAAGTTATTGATGGCGCAACCAAGGAGTTACCACTAGGCTCGCGCGCAGGTGTGTCATGGATCGGTGGCATCGATGGTACATGCCCTTTCTGCAAGCGTAGTGAAGAGAACCTCTGCGATGCTCTTAGCTTCACTGGCTACACAATCGATGGTGGCTATGCGGAATACGCTCTGGTACGTTCCGACTTCGCTTATCCCCTGCCCGATAACGTCGCTCCGCAGCACCTTGCACCTCTGCTCTGCGCTGGTATTATCGGCTTTCGCAGCCTTCGCGTTGCGGAGACCCGACCCGGCGAGCGCGTAGGGCTCTTCGGCTTCGGGGCCTCGGCCTCGCTCGCAATCCAAGTGCTGCGTCATTGGGGCTGCGAGGTCTACGTCTCTACGCGAGGCGAACAGCACCAGCACCAGGCTCAACAACTTGGAGCCGTGTGGGTCGGCTCGGAGATTGATAAGCCTCCCGTCGCGCTGGATTGTGCCGTCACCTTCGCTCCGGCAGGAGCCGTAGTGATTGCTGCATTGTCGAGTCTGCGTAAAGGCGGCATCGTCGCTATCAACGCGATTCATCTCGACCAGATGCCCGCCTTCGACTATGACAAGCTGCTATGGGGGGAACGACAAATTCGCAGCGTCGCCAATATGACCCGTCAGGACGCCCGCGACTTCCTCACGCTTGCACAGGAGATTGGCATTCGCCCACATGTACGCACCTTTCCACTCGATCAGGCGAACAATGCGTTGCAGGCCGTAAAACACGAGACAGCCGACGGCCCTGTCGTCATCCTTCCATAAGATCAATGCTCGCTGGCTCTGCTATCGTTTTCATGCGATGAAAACTTTTCCGGGAATGCGTTTTTATTCGGTGTGGCCTGTCCTGCGTAACATTCTGGGACTCTCTGTTCTGGTTACATCTCTCACCATGGCCTCGTCTGCACAGCCGCAGGATGCTGTCTCGTGGGTAAATCCGTACATCGGCACAGGCGACGGACCGATCGGTTATGGCGGCACCATGCCTTTTGTGACTCCGCCGTTCGGGATGACGAACTGGACCGCTCAGACACGGCAGAATCGCCTCAGCGTGGTCAGCTACGAGTACTCAGACACAGCGATTCAGGGGTTCATGGGAACACATCAGCCCGCGATCTGGATGGGGGACTACGGCTACGTGACAGTAGTTCCGCAGGTGGGTGAGTTGGAGACGACTCCCGAGGCGCGGCAAATGCGCTTTACCCACACTGACGAGATTGCGCGGCCCGACTACTACTCCGTATGGATGACCGCAAAAGACGGTGGACGTATCCGCGCCGAGATGACTGCAACGGAGCGTTGCGCTTACATGCGGTTCACCTTCCCGAAAGGCTCAAATGGGCGCGTTCTGGTGGAGGCCTCGCGACCTGGTATTGCAGGCGAGGCAAAGTTTGATGCGACCAAGCATGAGATTACGGGCTACAACCCGGACCGCATCGACCGCAACCTGGGGCCTTTTGCTCTGCCCAACTTCAAAGGTTACTTCGTCGTCGAGTTTCGCAAGGCATGGCACGATGCCAAGACCTATGGAATGGATAGTGCTGGCGCGCACGGAGCCTATGCCGATTTCGCTTCGGGCGAGGTCGTCGAAGTGCGTGTAGGCACATCGTTCCTGAGCATCGATCAGGCACGCAAAAACCTGCGGCACGAGATTCCCTCCTGGGACTTCGATGCCGTACAGAAAAAGTTGCGTTCCACCTGGAACGATAAGCTGAGCCGCGTGAGCGTAGAGGGTGCAACCGACGACCAGAAGAAGATCGTGTACACCGGGCTGTACCACGCGTTGCTGTATCCGCGCATCTTCTCTGAGTATGGTCGTTACTACTCGGCCTTTGACGACAAGATTCACGAAGGTGAGTCCTACACGGCTTACTCGATCTGGGACACCTTCCGCGCCGAGAATAGCCTGCTGACCCTGCTGGCTCCGGAACGCATCCCCGGCATGATCACGGCGCTGCTCCAGAACTACAAAGAAGGCGGATGGATGCCGAAGTGGCCGAACCCCTCCTACACGAACATCATGATCGGCACGCATGCCGACTCTCTGGTAGCCGAAGCGATCAACAAAGGGTTTACCGGCTTCGATCGCAAGACCGCGTGGGACGCTGTCTACAAAGATGCGATGGTTCCTCCTGATGGCGACACGACACGACGCTGGCTCGACCGCGAGCCGCACACACCTTATGAGGCGCGCGGCGGACTGACCTACTACAAACAACTTGGCTATATCCCCACGGACAAGACCGACGAGGCTTCTTCACGCACCATCGAAGACAGCTACGATGATTGGTGCGTTGCACAGGTTGCTAAAGCGTTGGGGCGCGAGAAAGATTACGAGTTCTTCCTGAAGCGCTCTCTGAACTATAAGAATCTCTACAATCCCGCGTTGGGGCTAATGAACGGCAGGACCTCCGACGGCAAGTGGGCTCCCATTGGAGGTACGCGAGACACACCAGGGAATCGCTCTGTCTCTGGATGGACAGAAGGCGATGCGTGGGTCTACACCTGGGCTTCGTTGCACGATCTCGGCGGGCTGAAGAATCTGATGGGCGGCGCAGAAAAATACAACGCAAAGCTCGATCAGCACTTCGCAGGCGGTCACAACAAGCATTCCAACGAACCCAGTCATCACTATGGTTATCTGTACGACTACAGTGGACAACCATGGAAGACACAGGCCAAGGTGCGCGAGATCGCCAACGCTGAGTACGCAAACAAGCCCTCGGGCATCGATGGCGACGACGATTGCGGGCAGATGTCGGCCTGGTATCTCTTTACTGCGATGGGCTTCTACCCTGTGAACCCTGCGAGCGGGGATTACATGATTGGTAGCCCAATGTTTGGAAAGATGTCGTTGCGGCTGGCGAATGGAAAGACCTTCACAGTAATCGCAAAGAATAATAGCTCTACAAATCTCTATATTCAGTCCGCAACACTCAATGGAAAATCGTTGGACAAACCAGTCCTGACCTACAACCAGATTATGCAGGGATCGACCGTTGAGTTCGTAATGGGACCACAACCTTCCAAATGGGCCAGCCAGTGGGAGCCGAAAGCGATCGCAGTCAAATAGATGATTTAAATACCTTCACTCCGCACGGTACAATTTCGCCAGCTTCACGGGCCTGAATCTCGAACCTTGGAAGGCGAGGTCTCTCGATGAACGGTGTGCGTCACTATCCTCTGGCGATTATTG
This portion of the Edaphobacter sp. 4G125 genome encodes:
- the alr gene encoding alanine racemase; the encoded protein is MKSWVEISEERLTANYRCLKEAAGADITVLAVVKADAYGHGAELCAPVLAAAGAEWLGVTDAGEGAAVRTALQRAGIASAQQPRILVMSESLDEDADVLVASELTPVVSTISQMEALAHALNDGDSARSFAVHLEIDTGMSRQGVAIGASLDEVLRWLNLQNRIHLEGVMTHFASAEIAGSHQTLQQQRCFEQALHQVQDAGLRPAWIHAGNSSTVDNPFPEDGGTFCWLRNVAKDVSARCMVRSGLALYGYSLPIEVQQGYAGVHEARIRPSLKPVMTWKTRVTGLREIEPGARIGYNGIFMAERRMRLALLPAGYADGLRRDLSATNTSPAGWVMFGKERAPIVGRVSMNLTTVDVTAIPSIKVGDEAILLGEGITADDHACIARTIPYEILCGVKSPRILS
- a CDS encoding helix-turn-helix transcriptional regulator, whose protein sequence is MRRADRLFRIVQFLRQGRLQTAQTLATKLQVSQRTIYRDIQDLQLAGTPIEGEAGVGYTLRRDMDLPPLMFTRGELTALVLGARLVRAWGGEENVLGAAQALQRIEAVLPADLRNEFDSILLYAPGYRMKPHLRARLDSLHMACKMRRVASFRYIREDGEVSERCVWPLALVFWSGVWTLTSWCELRNDFRDFRLDRMDEVAILERTFTPKKGQRLEDHIKKVVPSAEERRELMAPASSSL
- a CDS encoding VOC family protein, which translates into the protein MSEQMTVKQNAINWFEIPCEDLDRATGFYETLLGVKMERYNEGSPMALFASEQTGTGGTLVKRTFQKPGRGGAMVYLNCNGELDNVLARVRKAGGLVLMPKTPVPGGHGHFACLRDSEGNHIGLHSY
- a CDS encoding FmdB family zinc ribbon protein, encoding MPLYEYECTQCHKRTEKIQKFSDPEITVCPFCDGHLERVLSAPAVAFKGGGWYADGYGNAKPKSSETKASAPSSSSDSASTTPAAPAATSTPAATTSSGK
- the serA gene encoding phosphoglycerate dehydrogenase, translating into MKIVLAEKVSPATLAIFQQEPGWQVVTADQIKNGLAAELADADALVVRSAVQADAKLLESAPKLRVIGRAGVGVDNIDTDAATRRGIVVMNTPGANAIAVAELTLGLMVSLARAIPRANSTMHQGKWEKKTLQGRELRGKTFGIVGLGRIGLEVARRARAFGMELIGYDPFIAPVIARENDVTLVPIDEIFRRSDYLTLHVGLTAQTEGMINATSLAIMKKGVRIINCARGELIVEQALADALKSGHVGGAALDVFHSEPLKDSAFFGLDNVILSPHIAGSTDEAQEAIGIQLARQVSDYLKLGVVQNAVNLPSLTHEEYTEVAPYIEMAERLGHFLSHATPGNLENIQISYTGRLATGKTDLVRNAALAGIFSGSEGNGESKGTANRINAAAIAEERGIRVQEDKKEFTTGGAGSVLKLTLHSSAGDASASATVLHGNSPRLLSYDGIDIEAPLTGTLVAIRNHDVPGVIGRIGTILGEHSVNIANFALGRSTRSQRVPQGQALAVVQIDVPNATTANAAVEALRKVEAIASVRLIELGKL
- a CDS encoding pyridoxal-phosphate-dependent aminotransferase family protein, whose amino-acid sequence is MIRKTRLFTPGPTPLLPAAQFAMAAADIHHRTPEFRALFSRVLSQLKDFVGTKNDVLVLSSGGTGAMEAAVSNLTSPGDRVLVLTAGKFGERWSALTKAFGCHVDVIEKPYGQTFSLDEVKAALKLETRAVFVQATESSTGVRHDVEGIAKLLKDAKSEALLIVDAITGLGTTHLDMDGWGIDVLIGGSQKAVMISPGLSYIALSQRAWDRMESTYNPRYYFDLRKERKNAAKGESAYTPPVALIAALGASLDYIASQADGNLAEGRKKLVDNAETCAAMTRAAATAMGLKLFAPAGYEAAAATAILPPEGTDSGVIVKGLKSKFAAIVTDGQGEMKGHLFRIAHIGFFDYLDTIAIIGALEQVAIAAKLPLPGFAFGNGLIAAQKVFAERTK
- a CDS encoding GatB/YqeY domain-containing protein; the protein is MTIARKIDVDIVTAMKAKDEHRLTTLRMVKSALKNKAIDKRAELTDAEESQILSTLIKQRRESVESFTKGNRPELAEKERIEITMIEGYLPQEASEDDIRSVVQAAIAQLAEAGAKPGPKDMGAAMKIVQQQTMAKGWRVDNKRVSEIVKTELAK
- the ogt gene encoding methylated-DNA--[protein]-cysteine S-methyltransferase, with product MSQIMHLSLDRLATPIGEMLLVADEEGSLRAIDWSDYEARMHRLLRLHYGQDGFRLEPVRNPHGLSETMARYFAGELSVIDTLPVKTAGTSFQREVWRALRAIECGKTISYAELAKRIGRSNTVRAVGTANGANPIGVVVPCHRVIGANGSLTGYGGGMERKAWLLRHEGCAQVSETLSLFTSPVLS
- a CDS encoding gamma carbonic anhydrase family protein, which codes for MIRNYQGKTPAIPASCYVDVSAQVIGDVELGEQASVWMNAVVRGDVNSIRIGAKSNVQDCAVLHGMRYVYPVIVGEMVTIGHNATVHGCVIEDAVLVGIGAVILNNARIGEGSIIAAGAVIPEQAVIPPRSLVVGIPGKVKKSLGEEDHKLILKYAQNYLDYTAIYLAEMKSGSMSAGQ
- the bla gene encoding class A beta-lactamase; the protein is MTAAALSPRALLATSTPDLSSTLAALEKKSGGRLGCAILFPSGRRVTHRADERFPMCSTFKFLAAALVLQRVDQEKEHLDRSVGFSKSDLVAYSPVTEKHVGSSMTVAELCKAALTFSDNTAANLLLASFGGPPAITAFARSLGDTMTRLDRTETSLNEGTPGDPRDTTTPTAMLGNLQRILFGNVLKPSSRQQLTDWMLANTTGKLKFVAGLPTDWKVADKTGAGDHGSNNDVGVLYPPVGKPILITSYLTETTVPTEERNAIHAEIARAIAASYRS